The following proteins are co-located in the Polystyrenella longa genome:
- a CDS encoding zinc-dependent alcohol dehydrogenase family protein gives MRAYQIETMGDISGLKLVDLPQPTAGPGQVVVRVKACSLNFRDLMILRGQYNPNMDVPRIPLSDCSGEIVEVGVGVDTVQKGDRVCGCFMPGWQGGACDSTMQKTALGGEVDGVLSEYITLPATGVVSIPEHLSFEEAATLPCAGVTAWHAILSGKPVLPGHKVLLLGTGGVSIFALQFAKLAGATVAITSSSDDKLNFAQKLGADFTVNYRKDPDWDKTVLQWSGGEGVDHVVEVGGAGTLSKSMKAVRMSGHVALIGVLSGPGDFNPISILMKSVNVRGIYVGSRAMFESMNKAISAHKVKPIIDRTFSFDQVPQAYEHLASQDHLGKIVIKLG, from the coding sequence ATGCGTGCGTATCAAATAGAAACTATGGGAGACATCTCAGGTTTAAAATTAGTCGATTTGCCCCAACCCACCGCTGGCCCCGGACAGGTTGTCGTTCGCGTGAAGGCTTGCTCGCTGAACTTTCGAGACCTGATGATCCTGAGAGGCCAATATAACCCCAACATGGATGTCCCTCGTATCCCTCTTTCCGACTGCAGCGGCGAGATTGTTGAGGTGGGCGTTGGCGTGGATACCGTGCAGAAGGGTGACCGGGTCTGTGGATGCTTCATGCCCGGGTGGCAGGGAGGCGCTTGCGATTCCACTATGCAAAAGACGGCCCTGGGGGGAGAAGTAGATGGAGTTCTGTCCGAATACATCACTTTGCCAGCAACAGGAGTCGTCTCGATTCCGGAGCATCTTTCATTCGAAGAAGCGGCAACGTTGCCTTGTGCAGGGGTAACAGCCTGGCACGCGATCCTGAGCGGCAAACCGGTCCTGCCGGGCCACAAAGTTCTGTTACTCGGAACGGGCGGCGTCAGCATTTTTGCTTTGCAGTTCGCAAAGCTGGCGGGAGCCACTGTCGCGATCACTTCCAGCAGCGACGACAAATTGAACTTCGCGCAGAAACTGGGAGCGGACTTCACTGTGAATTACCGTAAAGATCCTGACTGGGATAAAACGGTCCTGCAATGGTCGGGCGGTGAAGGGGTAGATCACGTTGTCGAAGTGGGTGGCGCGGGTACGCTTTCCAAATCGATGAAAGCGGTTCGTATGAGCGGACATGTGGCTTTGATTGGCGTGCTCAGTGGACCAGGGGACTTCAATCCGATTTCGATCCTGATGAAAAGTGTCAATGTTCGAGGTATTTACGTCGGTAGCCGCGCCATGTTTGAAAGTATGAATAAAGCGATCAGTGCTCACAAGGTGAAACCCATCATTGACCGCACCTTCTCCTTCGATCAAGTTCCTCAGGCCTATGAACACCTGGCATCCCAGGATCATCTTGGAAAAATTGTCATCAAACTCGGATGA
- a CDS encoding DUF6513 domain-containing protein gives MPVETDSSARILFLTGRLAEPALRDLLPQLAKQHQFEYEIEVLGISVAALMHTDWVARKLSQSEHRDPISPERYQKVVLPGWCQGSLDGLAGEYDLPFERGPKDMYDLPLFFGASQKEPPDLSQYSIDIIAEINHAPRMTDREILQLAGRYRDSGADLIDVGCIPGESWSRVGEVTRMLVAEGFRVSIDSFDQREVSDAVEQGAELVLSCNQTNIAWAKMLGAELVAIPDRPDDLNSLERTVEELDAQGTPYRIDPILEPISFGFTASLARYYEVRRKWPDKAMMMGIGNLTELSEVDSAGVNFLLAGICQELQVESVLTTEVINWCRTAVKEFDHARRLMHYCFARKTLPKHLDSNLVMLRDARLKERGAETLEQMQAQIRDPNFRIFAERGELHLLNRDGYWHGSDPYELFDQITAASGEMDSSHAFYIGYELSKAVTALTLGKEYRQDQALSWGFLTVPEVSAHERRRHQKQNPSPPI, from the coding sequence ATGCCGGTTGAAACAGATTCTTCTGCACGAATCTTGTTCCTGACCGGTCGTCTGGCCGAACCAGCCTTGCGCGATCTTTTACCACAACTGGCCAAGCAACATCAGTTCGAATATGAGATCGAAGTTCTGGGCATCAGTGTCGCCGCATTAATGCATACTGACTGGGTCGCCCGAAAGCTGAGCCAATCGGAACATCGAGACCCTATTTCTCCCGAGAGATACCAGAAAGTCGTACTGCCAGGCTGGTGCCAGGGTTCGCTTGACGGGCTGGCAGGCGAATACGATCTTCCTTTCGAGCGGGGGCCCAAAGATATGTACGATCTGCCTCTCTTTTTTGGAGCCTCTCAGAAAGAACCACCGGACCTCAGCCAGTACAGCATCGATATCATTGCCGAGATTAATCATGCTCCGCGGATGACGGACAGGGAAATCCTGCAACTGGCCGGTCGCTATCGAGACTCAGGTGCCGACCTGATTGACGTTGGTTGCATTCCGGGAGAGAGCTGGAGTCGCGTGGGTGAGGTCACCCGCATGCTAGTTGCGGAGGGATTTCGAGTTTCGATCGACAGTTTCGATCAGCGAGAAGTGAGCGACGCAGTGGAGCAGGGTGCGGAACTTGTTCTGAGTTGTAATCAGACCAACATTGCCTGGGCGAAAATGCTTGGAGCTGAGCTGGTGGCGATTCCAGACCGACCGGACGATCTTAATTCGCTTGAGCGAACGGTCGAAGAACTCGACGCTCAGGGCACTCCCTACCGCATTGATCCCATTCTGGAACCGATCAGTTTTGGATTCACGGCATCACTGGCTCGCTACTATGAAGTTCGCCGGAAGTGGCCAGACAAAGCGATGATGATGGGCATTGGCAACCTGACGGAACTATCCGAAGTCGATTCTGCTGGCGTAAACTTTCTTCTGGCCGGAATCTGTCAGGAGCTGCAGGTGGAAAGTGTGCTGACGACCGAAGTCATTAACTGGTGCCGAACGGCGGTGAAAGAATTTGACCATGCCCGCCGGTTGATGCACTACTGCTTCGCTCGTAAAACATTACCAAAACACCTCGACTCCAATCTGGTGATGCTGCGTGATGCTCGCTTAAAAGAGCGTGGTGCAGAAACCCTGGAACAAATGCAGGCGCAGATTCGTGATCCTAATTTTCGTATCTTTGCGGAGAGGGGTGAACTGCATTTACTGAACAGAGACGGATACTGGCATGGATCAGATCCTTATGAGTTGTTCGATCAGATCACTGCCGCAAGCGGTGAAATGGATTCGTCACATGCTTTTTACATCGGTTACGAACTGTCGAAAGCGGTAACGGCGCTGACGCTTGGTAAAGAATATCGTCAGGACCAGGCACTCAGTTGGGGGTTCCTGACTGTACCCGAAGTCAGTGCCCATGAACGTCGCCGGCACCAGAAGCAAAACCCATCGCCTCCTATTTAG
- a CDS encoding 4a-hydroxytetrahydrobiopterin dehydratase translates to MADKEVLTEEQIAEHLKKIPEWKLQEGWITRVYKTPGFPHTLLVANTIGYMAEAADHHPDLELGYARAKVKLQTHSAKGITMKDIELATQIEHSIGWKPGEDSALEGKSKNWVK, encoded by the coding sequence ATGGCTGATAAAGAAGTTTTAACGGAAGAACAGATCGCTGAACATCTGAAGAAAATCCCCGAGTGGAAACTGCAGGAGGGTTGGATTACCCGCGTTTATAAAACCCCCGGGTTTCCACACACGCTGCTCGTCGCAAATACGATTGGTTACATGGCGGAAGCGGCCGACCATCATCCTGATCTTGAATTGGGTTATGCCCGCGCGAAAGTGAAGCTGCAAACTCACAGTGCCAAGGGGATCACGATGAAAGATATCGAACTGGCCACACAGATCGAACACAGCATTGGTTGGAAACCGGGAGAAGATTCCGCTCTGGAAGGCAAATCTAAAAACTGGGTTAAATAA
- a CDS encoding SDR family NAD(P)-dependent oxidoreductase: MSSRTTSTNNFASLENQTSLVTGASTGIGREIALELARAGSDIVVHCRRSIEAAEKVADEIRLIGRSATVISQDLYETAELVAFAEQTWEEQGGFQIAVLNAGVDLLTGAAKDWDYNRKLDALLKIDVTSTAVLGRAWGTRMKEAGNGSLITIGWDQSDRGMEGDSGELFSMAKNSVMGFTRSLALSLAPEVRVNCVSPGWIRTAWGDGASGYWQQRVLNETPLKRWGEPTDIARMIRFLSSEEANFVTGQVINVNGGVVR, translated from the coding sequence TTGTCTTCACGAACGACATCGACAAATAACTTCGCCTCGCTGGAGAATCAGACCAGCTTGGTAACCGGAGCCTCTACTGGAATCGGGAGAGAGATCGCCCTCGAACTGGCGCGGGCGGGTTCAGACATCGTTGTGCACTGCCGCCGTTCGATCGAGGCAGCTGAAAAGGTGGCTGACGAAATCCGCTTAATTGGCCGAAGTGCGACAGTCATCAGTCAGGATCTCTACGAGACAGCTGAACTTGTGGCATTTGCGGAACAGACTTGGGAGGAGCAGGGGGGCTTTCAGATCGCGGTTCTCAATGCAGGGGTTGATCTGCTTACCGGTGCCGCGAAGGATTGGGATTACAACAGAAAGCTCGACGCACTTCTCAAAATTGACGTCACCTCGACGGCGGTACTGGGACGTGCCTGGGGAACGCGAATGAAAGAGGCCGGCAACGGTAGCCTGATCACAATTGGTTGGGACCAATCCGACCGTGGCATGGAAGGAGATAGTGGAGAACTGTTCTCGATGGCCAAAAATAGTGTCATGGGGTTTACTCGCTCTCTCGCTCTGAGCCTGGCACCTGAAGTTCGCGTGAATTGTGTTTCGCCGGGCTGGATTAGAACAGCGTGGGGTGACGGAGCGAGCGGTTATTGGCAACAACGAGTCCTGAACGAAACCCCGCTCAAGCGGTGGGGTGAACCGACTGACATTGCCCGCATGATCCGTTTTCTCTCCAGCGAGGAAGCGAATTTCGTTACGGGGCAAGTCATCAATGTAAATGGAGGCGTGGTCCGATAA
- a CDS encoding ArsR/SmtB family transcription factor has product MISGLADPAVSPSHSMLSNELEKDLVQVFKLLADETRLKILLYLVKEQEIHVSALCERLQQSQPAVSHHLALLRVAGLIEARREGKHNFYSVRKGHFHRIMNELFSSMMGQGDDAIRFKDFIVTQENRLAE; this is encoded by the coding sequence ATGATCTCCGGACTTGCTGATCCTGCTGTCTCCCCTTCCCACTCCATGCTGTCCAATGAGTTGGAAAAAGACCTCGTTCAGGTTTTCAAACTCCTGGCAGATGAGACCCGCTTGAAAATTCTGCTTTACCTCGTCAAAGAACAGGAAATCCACGTTTCTGCTCTTTGCGAGCGTCTGCAGCAGAGCCAACCTGCCGTCAGCCATCATCTGGCCCTGTTGCGGGTCGCTGGATTGATTGAAGCGCGACGTGAAGGAAAACACAATTTCTATTCCGTTCGAAAAGGGCATTTCCATCGCATTATGAACGAGCTTTTTAGCAGCATGATGGGACAGGGAGATGATGCCATCCGCTTCAAAGATTTCATCGTCACCCAGGAAAACCGACTGGCTGAATAA
- the carA gene encoding glutamine-hydrolyzing carbamoyl-phosphate synthase small subunit, with amino-acid sequence MTRIAKLALADGTVFTGTAFGAEGEVYGEVVFNTSMTGYQEILTDPSYCGQIVTMTYPLIGNYGINAEDSESRGIFLRGFVIRELSPVPSNYRSELTLDEYLKQNSIIGIEGIDTRALVRRIRVQGAMTGVLSTTDLDDDSLIAKAQSSPELVGQDLVQQVMPTENADWSEGLNTLARPTALFSAGCDGNDAERPHVVAIDYGMKLNIPRHLQESGCKVTIAPGTSTAEDILALNPDGIFLSNGPGDPRPLDYATKTIQDLLGKKPVFGICLGMQLLGLASGCDIFKLRFGHRGANQPVLNKATGRVEITTQNHGFAVSTDSLPDNVEVTHINLNDQTAEGIRLTDVPAFGVQYHPEAAAGPHDSHYLFKEFFDMMCTPATS; translated from the coding sequence ATGACACGCATCGCAAAACTGGCACTGGCTGACGGAACTGTTTTCACCGGTACTGCTTTTGGAGCGGAAGGCGAAGTCTACGGTGAAGTCGTCTTTAACACGAGTATGACCGGTTATCAGGAAATTCTGACGGATCCATCGTACTGCGGCCAAATCGTCACGATGACTTACCCTCTAATTGGCAACTACGGTATCAATGCCGAAGACTCGGAAAGCCGGGGAATCTTTCTCCGCGGATTTGTCATCCGTGAACTGAGCCCAGTTCCCAGTAATTACCGCTCCGAGTTGACTCTCGATGAATATCTGAAACAGAACAGCATCATCGGCATTGAAGGGATCGATACCCGGGCCCTTGTTCGACGAATTCGTGTTCAGGGGGCCATGACGGGGGTACTTTCGACAACCGACCTTGACGATGATTCATTGATCGCCAAGGCTCAATCCAGTCCGGAACTGGTTGGACAGGATTTGGTGCAACAAGTCATGCCGACCGAAAATGCGGACTGGAGCGAAGGACTAAATACTCTCGCTCGACCAACCGCTCTGTTCTCCGCTGGATGTGACGGAAACGATGCCGAACGACCTCACGTCGTCGCGATTGATTACGGTATGAAATTGAACATCCCCCGCCACCTCCAAGAATCAGGTTGCAAAGTTACGATCGCACCGGGGACGTCCACAGCGGAAGATATTCTCGCCCTCAACCCGGATGGCATCTTCCTGTCAAACGGACCAGGCGACCCACGACCTCTCGATTACGCAACGAAAACGATCCAGGATTTGCTTGGAAAGAAACCTGTGTTCGGAATTTGTCTTGGGATGCAGTTACTCGGACTGGCGTCGGGATGTGATATCTTCAAGCTTCGCTTTGGTCACCGGGGTGCTAACCAGCCTGTGCTGAACAAAGCGACTGGACGTGTCGAGATTACCACGCAGAACCATGGTTTCGCAGTGAGTACCGATTCATTGCCCGATAATGTTGAAGTGACACATATCAATCTGAATGATCAGACTGCCGAAGGAATTCGTCTGACTGATGTACCTGCTTTTGGAGTGCAGTATCATCCGGAAGCAGCTGCAGGACCACACGATAGTCATTACCTGTTCAAAGAGTTCTTTGACATGATGTGTACGCCCGCAACATCGTAA
- the ndk gene encoding nucleoside-diphosphate kinase — protein sequence MERTLLLVKPDGVQRRLVGTILSRFESKGLKIVGLKMLNVTPELARKHYEEHVEKPFYPLLEEFITASPVVAIAAEGVDAISVARTMMGSTNGREAAPGTIRGDLSQSRQMNLVHGSDSPEAAKRELDIYFSAAELLDYDLNLSVYLAAGDEQ from the coding sequence GTGGAACGCACATTGTTGCTGGTAAAACCGGATGGTGTACAACGTCGGCTGGTTGGAACGATTCTTTCTCGTTTTGAATCCAAAGGATTAAAAATCGTCGGATTGAAAATGCTGAATGTGACGCCAGAACTGGCTCGCAAACACTATGAAGAACATGTCGAAAAACCGTTTTATCCTCTGCTGGAAGAGTTCATCACTGCATCTCCCGTCGTCGCTATTGCGGCTGAGGGTGTCGATGCCATCTCTGTCGCACGCACGATGATGGGTTCGACAAACGGTCGCGAAGCCGCTCCGGGAACCATCCGTGGCGATCTTTCACAAAGTCGACAGATGAATCTCGTTCATGGCAGCGACAGCCCCGAAGCTGCCAAGAGAGAGCTCGATATCTACTTCTCGGCTGCCGAGTTACTGGACTACGACCTTAATCTATCTGTCTATCTTGCTGCCGGCGACGAACAGTAA
- the lexA gene encoding transcriptional repressor LexA has product MVDLGLKRPTLTTRQKEIYDFVRDKILNRGYGPTVREIGAQFGIRSPNGVMCHLKALEKKGLITRESHMSRAIQLADSPKDRMTLPLAGQIAAGQPVLAVEEAEKIDFSTLLDNEDHYCLRVKGDSMIEDQIAEGDYVVVHRQSTCHDGDIVVALVGNDDATLKRFYKEPTRVRLEPANSTMSPIYSNEVEVLGVVVGVIRKF; this is encoded by the coding sequence GCCCACGCTGACGACTCGTCAGAAGGAAATTTATGACTTCGTACGCGACAAGATTTTGAACAGAGGCTACGGCCCAACTGTACGAGAAATCGGAGCACAATTTGGCATTCGCTCACCTAATGGAGTAATGTGCCATCTGAAAGCCCTGGAAAAGAAAGGGCTGATTACTCGCGAATCTCACATGTCTCGCGCTATCCAGTTGGCCGATTCTCCCAAGGATCGCATGACATTGCCTTTGGCAGGTCAGATTGCCGCCGGACAACCGGTACTGGCTGTTGAAGAAGCCGAGAAAATCGATTTCTCAACATTGCTGGATAATGAAGACCATTATTGCCTCCGCGTGAAAGGGGATTCGATGATCGAAGACCAGATCGCTGAAGGTGATTACGTCGTCGTTCATCGACAGTCCACGTGTCATGATGGTGATATCGTTGTCGCACTCGTCGGCAATGATGATGCCACGCTTAAGCGGTTCTATAAGGAACCAACGCGTGTGCGTCTTGAACCCGCCAATAGCACGATGAGCCCAATCTATTCTAATGAAGTTGAAGTTCTGGGTGTCGTTGTCGGCGTCATTCGAAAGTTCTAA